Proteins encoded by one window of Gemmatimonas aurantiaca:
- a CDS encoding glycosyltransferase family 2 protein, whose amino-acid sequence MRRIGRPPVDVSVLVPAKDEAGNLALFIELCDAMIRTQTARYEVIVVDDGSTDGSWDLLQELQTRYPFLHPVRHRAQRGIAEALRTGYLHAAGQVLVFYPADLQFKPEDIPSLVNPILAGESDMVTGFKQGKYEKAFVSRIYNGLSRSLFHIPVRDLNNVKAYTRDIMAALPMRPDFHRYMIVMAAAQGFTVTEVPIPLYARHSGRSKFGLSRIPVGVLDMVAVWFELRFGQKPLLAFGMLGAALFALGVLAGLGALVWLVITGHGQRWVWTVIQTCLILGSVFFATGLLGEQIAQQRAELRELRRELDDMGTDLNGHRADARPDTAPHVNASPDTPSVRGASLPS is encoded by the coding sequence ATGCGTCGCATCGGACGACCGCCTGTGGATGTCAGCGTGCTCGTGCCGGCCAAGGATGAAGCCGGCAATCTCGCGTTGTTCATCGAACTGTGCGACGCGATGATCCGCACGCAGACCGCGCGGTATGAAGTCATCGTCGTCGATGACGGATCCACCGATGGAAGCTGGGATCTGCTGCAGGAACTCCAGACGCGGTATCCGTTCCTGCATCCGGTGCGGCACCGCGCGCAGCGGGGCATCGCCGAGGCGTTGCGAACCGGATACCTGCATGCCGCGGGGCAGGTGCTCGTGTTCTATCCCGCCGATCTGCAGTTCAAGCCCGAGGATATCCCCAGCCTCGTGAATCCCATTCTGGCCGGTGAATCCGACATGGTCACCGGCTTCAAGCAGGGCAAGTACGAGAAGGCGTTCGTGTCGCGCATCTACAACGGATTGAGTCGTTCGCTCTTTCACATTCCGGTGCGCGATCTCAACAACGTGAAGGCGTACACGCGCGACATCATGGCCGCGCTGCCCATGCGTCCCGATTTCCATCGCTACATGATCGTGATGGCCGCGGCGCAGGGATTCACCGTCACCGAAGTGCCCATCCCGCTGTACGCGCGGCACTCGGGGCGTTCCAAGTTCGGTCTGTCGCGCATTCCGGTGGGCGTGCTCGACATGGTGGCCGTGTGGTTCGAACTGCGTTTCGGACAGAAGCCGCTGCTCGCCTTCGGTATGCTGGGGGCCGCACTCTTTGCGCTCGGGGTGTTGGCCGGACTGGGTGCGCTGGTGTGGCTGGTCATCACGGGGCACGGACAGCGCTGGGTATGGACCGTCATTCAGACCTGTCTCATTCTCGGTTCCGTGTTCTTCGCCACCGGACTGCTCGGTGAGCAGATCGCACAGCAGCGCGCGGAGCTGCGCGAATTGCGCCGTGAGCTCGACGACATGGGGACGGATCTGAACGGGCACAGGGCGGATGCGCGTCCGGATACCGCGCCGCACGTGAATGCGTCCCCGGATACGCCGTCGGTTCGCGGCGCATCGCTGCCATCCTGA
- a CDS encoding glycosyltransferase codes for MSASPRILFVTHNVPRHAGDAAGSFVLRLAVALQDQGARVDIVAPGGPGLAEQDRIEDVAITRVRYADDARMTLAYEGNMAEIVRTSWSGKRALMQLLLAMRRATAHAIETARHEGAPYEIVHAHWWFPSALAIWHLRARRASSRVSGIPLVITMHGSDVRLAAATPAAHPVMRRVLGEAAVRTAVSSWLADTAQRIVQSPSRPKKLMPVLVSPMPVDMRLFRDAPSPATERRDILFVGRLNAQKGIADLIEALARPALADAPTPVALHIVGDGPDRAALEARAQALGITSRLVWHRILTQSALVPLYRQAQVVAMPSRGEGLGLVAVEAQLCATPVVAYADGGLLDVVRPDFGGTLITPGDIDALADGLARVLADPERAQRQGLQARADMLDRFTPEAVATRYLEHYRDAMAEGDTR; via the coding sequence GTGTCCGCATCGCCGCGCATCCTCTTCGTCACTCACAACGTGCCACGCCATGCCGGTGACGCGGCCGGCTCGTTCGTGCTGCGACTGGCGGTCGCCCTGCAGGATCAGGGGGCGCGGGTCGACATTGTGGCGCCGGGCGGCCCCGGACTCGCCGAACAGGATCGCATCGAGGACGTCGCGATCACACGCGTGCGGTATGCCGACGACGCGCGCATGACGCTGGCGTACGAAGGCAACATGGCGGAGATCGTACGGACGTCGTGGAGTGGGAAACGCGCGCTGATGCAATTGCTGCTGGCGATGCGGCGCGCCACCGCACATGCCATCGAAACCGCGCGTCACGAAGGCGCTCCATACGAGATCGTGCACGCGCACTGGTGGTTCCCCTCGGCGCTGGCGATCTGGCATCTGCGCGCACGGCGTGCGAGCAGTCGCGTAAGCGGCATCCCGCTGGTGATCACCATGCACGGCTCCGATGTTCGTCTCGCTGCCGCCACACCCGCCGCACATCCCGTCATGCGACGGGTGCTCGGTGAGGCCGCCGTGCGTACCGCGGTGTCGTCCTGGCTGGCCGATACGGCGCAGCGCATCGTGCAGAGCCCGTCGCGACCGAAGAAGTTGATGCCCGTGCTCGTGTCCCCGATGCCGGTGGACATGCGTCTCTTTCGTGACGCCCCGTCGCCCGCCACCGAACGCCGGGACATTCTCTTCGTTGGACGGCTGAATGCCCAGAAAGGCATTGCCGACCTGATCGAAGCCCTGGCGCGTCCAGCACTCGCGGACGCGCCAACTCCCGTGGCATTGCACATCGTGGGTGATGGACCCGATCGCGCGGCTCTCGAAGCCCGCGCGCAGGCACTGGGGATCACCTCGCGCCTCGTCTGGCATCGTATACTCACACAGTCCGCGCTGGTCCCGCTGTACCGACAGGCGCAGGTGGTGGCCATGCCATCGCGCGGGGAAGGACTTGGCCTGGTGGCCGTCGAAGCCCAGCTGTGCGCCACGCCGGTGGTGGCGTACGCCGATGGTGGTCTGCTCGATGTGGTGCGCCCCGATTTTGGGGGCACCCTCATCACGCCGGGTGACATCGATGCCCTCGCCGACGGTCTGGCGCGCGTGCTCGCCGATCCGGAGCGCGCGCAGCGACAGGGCCTGCAGGCGCGGGCGGACATGCTCGACCGCTTCACGCCCGAAGCCGTGGCCACACGGTATCTCGAGCACTATCGCGACGCGATGGCCGAGGGGGATACCCGGTGA
- a CDS encoding lysylphosphatidylglycerol synthase domain-containing protein produces MGNSIGRWLRHPGVRAVLLTITFAYIAWALAGQWSEMRASAASLSVDWRWIALATGIVLLTYAALIQSWRLLLAGWGGVLPYGSAVRIWTIANLGRWIPGKVWSVGALGVLAAEEGVSGTAAAGAALLGTALNIGAGFAVVVLCGAGGLDTLGAGMETIARILAVLFGVGVVALPWILSPLLDRLARWRGLPPVDSHVGARTLWLATAINMVSWIGYGLAFAAFARGVTPAVSSNPAVFIAVFSASYLIGYLVLFSPGGLGFREVALVALLVAFGAASKGDAVILSVTSRVWLTILEVLPGVISLLVLSPAQRAGLRRTG; encoded by the coding sequence ATGGGGAATTCCATCGGGCGCTGGTTGCGTCATCCCGGGGTGCGCGCCGTCCTGCTCACGATCACGTTCGCCTACATCGCCTGGGCGCTCGCCGGACAGTGGAGCGAGATGCGCGCGTCGGCCGCCAGTCTCTCCGTGGACTGGCGATGGATCGCGCTGGCGACGGGCATCGTGCTCCTGACCTACGCCGCCCTCATCCAGAGCTGGCGCCTGCTGCTGGCCGGCTGGGGTGGTGTCTTGCCCTATGGTTCGGCCGTGCGCATCTGGACCATCGCCAACCTGGGCCGCTGGATCCCGGGCAAAGTCTGGAGTGTCGGCGCCCTTGGTGTGCTGGCCGCGGAAGAAGGTGTCTCCGGTACCGCGGCAGCGGGCGCGGCACTGCTGGGTACCGCGCTCAACATCGGCGCCGGCTTCGCGGTGGTGGTGCTCTGTGGTGCCGGGGGACTCGATACCCTGGGGGCGGGCATGGAGACCATCGCCCGGATACTCGCCGTCCTGTTCGGGGTCGGCGTGGTCGCGCTGCCGTGGATCCTCTCGCCGTTGCTCGATCGCCTGGCGCGATGGCGCGGACTCCCGCCGGTGGACAGTCATGTCGGCGCGCGCACGCTCTGGCTGGCCACCGCGATCAACATGGTTTCCTGGATCGGGTATGGCTTGGCATTTGCTGCATTCGCCCGAGGGGTCACCCCTGCCGTCAGTAGCAATCCCGCGGTGTTCATCGCAGTTTTCTCGGCTTCCTATCTCATCGGTTACCTGGTGCTCTTCTCGCCGGGTGGCCTGGGATTCCGGGAGGTGGCGCTCGTGGCTCTGCTGGTGGCATTTGGTGCCGCCAGCAAAGGAGACGCGGTGATCCTCAGCGTCACCTCACGGGTATGGTTGACCATCCTTGAAGTGCTCCCCGGGGTCATCAGTCTCCTGGTGCTGTCTCCCGCGCAACGCGCCGGGCTCAGGCGCACCGGATGA
- a CDS encoding polyprenol monophosphomannose synthase produces the protein MKTPARGALRGEERGVVIVPTYNESENVTRIVPRILDQDPRLEVLVVDDNSPDGTGELADELAAENPRVHVLHRPGKEGLGRAYLAGFAWALARDYAFVFEMDADFSHDPMHLPEFLAAIRDADLVLGSRYRDGKVTVVNWPMTRLMLSYGANIYARAVTGLRLGDGTGGFKCFRREVLQAIPLDQVRSNGYAFQIEMSFRAWKKGFRIAEIPIVFHDRTEGESKMSKRIVREAIWMVWRLRWWAITGWV, from the coding sequence ATGAAGACCCCGGCACGGGGGGCGCTGCGTGGTGAGGAACGTGGCGTCGTGATCGTACCGACCTACAATGAAAGCGAGAACGTCACCCGCATCGTGCCACGCATCCTGGATCAGGATCCGCGGCTGGAGGTGCTGGTGGTGGACGACAATTCGCCCGACGGGACCGGCGAGCTGGCGGATGAGCTCGCCGCAGAGAATCCCCGGGTGCACGTGTTGCACCGTCCGGGGAAAGAAGGGCTGGGGAGGGCCTATCTCGCGGGATTCGCCTGGGCCCTGGCGCGCGACTATGCGTTCGTCTTCGAGATGGACGCCGACTTTTCGCACGATCCGATGCATCTGCCGGAGTTTCTGGCGGCCATCCGGGACGCCGACCTGGTGCTGGGTTCGCGATATCGGGACGGGAAGGTGACCGTGGTGAACTGGCCGATGACACGCCTGATGCTGTCCTACGGCGCGAACATCTATGCCCGGGCGGTCACCGGCCTCCGGCTGGGTGATGGCACGGGCGGCTTCAAGTGCTTCCGCCGCGAAGTGCTGCAGGCCATTCCACTCGATCAGGTTCGCTCCAACGGATATGCCTTCCAGATCGAGATGAGTTTCCGGGCCTGGAAGAAGGGGTTCCGGATCGCCGAGATCCCCATCGTGTTCCATGACCGGACGGAAGGGGAGTCGAAGATGTCCAAGCGCATCGTACGGGAAGCCATCTGGATGGTGTGGCGCCTGCGTTGGTGGGCGATCACGGGGTGGGTCTGA
- the dapF gene encoding diaminopimelate epimerase — MTDSGAADTAGPTTGSTASLRGLPFVKMTGSGNDFVFFDGRSVPIELVTQPEAIKSICNRYNGIGADGIVVLEPLSGDADVHIHYYNSDGTAADLCGNATLCSTALSVELGLAQASGMRLSTGAGLINSRLEHLPAIALQPVTDIRPDMPIDLAAVGDAATGSRAGSRIGFAVAGIPHLVILCEDADAIDVAGLGPALRRHPASGPAGANVNWVSARPDGSWRYRTFERGVEGETLACGTGAVATAVLLATWGLADRTVVIRTSSGRDVEVLLAPLPGDSEGARSGFAPTLRGEGRIVFRGKIADI; from the coding sequence ATGACCGACTCCGGCGCGGCCGACACGGCCGGCCCGACCACCGGATCGACCGCATCCTTGCGCGGATTGCCGTTCGTGAAGATGACCGGCTCGGGCAACGACTTCGTGTTTTTCGACGGGAGATCGGTACCGATCGAGCTTGTCACACAACCTGAGGCGATCAAATCTATCTGCAACAGGTACAATGGCATAGGAGCGGACGGCATCGTCGTTCTCGAGCCGCTCTCCGGTGACGCTGACGTCCATATTCACTACTACAACAGTGATGGTACCGCAGCCGATCTCTGCGGGAACGCCACGTTGTGTTCCACTGCGTTGAGCGTGGAGCTGGGTCTTGCCCAGGCCAGTGGCATGCGTCTGTCCACCGGAGCCGGGCTCATCAATAGCCGACTCGAGCATCTTCCGGCCATCGCCTTGCAGCCGGTGACCGACATCCGTCCGGATATGCCGATCGACCTGGCGGCGGTGGGTGACGCGGCGACCGGCAGTCGCGCGGGCAGCCGCATCGGATTCGCGGTGGCGGGCATTCCGCACCTGGTGATCCTGTGCGAGGACGCCGACGCCATCGACGTGGCTGGCCTCGGGCCCGCGCTGCGCCGCCACCCGGCCAGCGGCCCGGCGGGCGCCAATGTGAACTGGGTTTCCGCCCGACCCGATGGCAGCTGGCGCTACCGCACGTTCGAGCGCGGGGTGGAAGGCGAGACGCTGGCCTGCGGAACCGGTGCGGTGGCCACGGCGGTGCTCCTGGCCACGTGGGGTTTGGCCGACCGGACCGTCGTCATCCGGACCAGCTCCGGCCGGGACGTGGAGGTGCTGCTGGCGCCGCTTCCCGGCGATTCGGAAGGTGCCCGCAGCGGCTTCGCGCCGACATTGCGGGGAGAGGGTCGGATCGTGTTTCGCGGGAAAATCGCCGACATCTGA
- a CDS encoding CDC27 family protein, with protein MAQATRSSSTAHISDDPMENVAHWLQANAKPIVYAVGAAAVVAAAVFVYRSTAETKREKASAALYEAQAPFAQGKFDDAQKALEKVTDRYASTSSGQQAAILLAQVHYEQKKYDDGIKVLEKALGSSTTEFKASMESLIAGGYEMKGDMSKAADHYAKAAAATPFPAEKHAYEASQARSLMAAGKNDEAKTLWESLAQLDGEPVQQEANIRLGELAAKK; from the coding sequence ATGGCCCAGGCGACCCGCTCCTCATCCACAGCGCACATCAGCGACGATCCCATGGAGAACGTCGCGCACTGGCTCCAGGCCAATGCCAAGCCCATCGTGTATGCCGTTGGTGCGGCGGCGGTGGTGGCGGCGGCGGTCTTCGTGTACCGGAGCACGGCCGAAACCAAGCGTGAGAAGGCGTCGGCTGCGCTGTACGAGGCGCAGGCTCCCTTCGCCCAGGGCAAGTTCGACGACGCCCAGAAGGCGCTGGAGAAGGTGACGGACCGGTATGCCAGCACCTCGTCCGGCCAGCAGGCGGCGATTCTCCTGGCTCAGGTGCATTACGAGCAGAAGAAGTACGACGACGGGATCAAGGTGCTGGAGAAGGCGCTGGGGAGCTCGACCACGGAGTTCAAGGCGAGCATGGAGTCGCTGATTGCCGGCGGCTACGAGATGAAGGGTGACATGAGCAAGGCGGCCGACCACTACGCGAAGGCGGCCGCTGCCACGCCGTTCCCGGCCGAGAAGCACGCCTACGAGGCGTCGCAGGCCCGGAGCCTGATGGCGGCGGGTAAGAACGACGAAGCCAAAACGCTGTGGGAGTCGCTGGCGCAGTTGGACGGTGAGCCGGTCCAGCAGGAAGCGAACATCCGCCTGGGCGAACTCGCGGCCAAGAAGTAA
- a CDS encoding excinuclease ABC subunit UvrA, translated as MKTRDIAATATRSRQAAPSCVRVRGARQNNLKNVDVDVPRDAFVVFTGISGSGKSSLAFGTLYAEAQRRYLESVAPYARRLIDQAGVPEVDAIDGLPPAVALQQQRGSSNARSSVGSITTLSSLVRMLYSRVGEYPRNQPMLFAEDFSPNTVAGACPTCHGIGRVYDATEETMVPDDSLTIRERAIAAWPPAWHGQNLRDILVSLGYDVDTPWRDLPKKDRDWILFTDETPTVPVYAGLTPKQTRVALKRRMEPSYQGTFTGARRYVLETFANTKSALMKKRVSQYIIGRACPTCHGKRLKCEALSVKFAGLDIAAFGDLSLLNLRDLLTPVAHGEYGGNGDAAATAKGHVLGKAARDAAVERRVAAGGSAHKSAPDVRRTPNLSDEKRVAAQRLASELLERLDPLIDLGLGYISLDRSTPTLSSGELQRLRLATQLSSQLFGVVYVLDEPSAGLHPADGEALLSILERLKAAGNSLFVVEHDLDVIRHAEWLVDVGPGAGEKGGRVIYSGPIAGLADVEESMTRRYLFAEPAANDRTPREAQSWLRLEGVTRNNLHGLDVAFPIGCFTAVTGVSGSGKSSLVSQALPELVTEHLGGAPAVEEDDVDPLLDVAQEATQGRIVDGMDHIRRIVRVDQKPIGRTPRSNLATYSGLFDHVRKIFADTPLARRRRYSAGRFSFNVAEGRCPVCEGEGSVMVELLFLPSVYAPCSTCHGSRYNPQTLEVEWNGRTIAQVLELTVDEACDVFAGEAPVMRSLDVLREIGLGYLRLGQPATELSGGEAQRIKLATELQRAQRGNTIYILDEPTSGLHPSDADRLMRHLQGLVDVGNTVVVVEHDMRAIAQVDWVIDLGPGAGEEGGRIIASGVPREVAEATVSLTAPYLKAAL; from the coding sequence ATGAAGACGAGGGATATCGCTGCCACAGCAACCCGCTCCAGACAGGCTGCGCCATCTTGCGTACGGGTCCGTGGCGCGCGGCAAAACAACCTCAAGAATGTCGATGTCGACGTGCCCCGCGATGCTTTTGTGGTGTTCACCGGCATATCCGGCTCGGGCAAGTCGAGCCTTGCCTTCGGCACCCTCTACGCGGAGGCCCAGCGCCGCTATCTGGAATCGGTTGCGCCTTATGCCCGCCGTTTGATCGACCAGGCGGGCGTGCCGGAGGTCGATGCGATCGACGGGCTGCCGCCGGCGGTCGCCCTGCAACAGCAGCGTGGGTCGTCCAACGCGCGCTCCTCGGTCGGCAGCATCACCACGCTCTCCAGTCTCGTGCGGATGCTCTATTCGCGCGTCGGCGAATATCCGCGCAACCAGCCGATGCTCTTCGCGGAGGATTTTTCGCCCAACACGGTGGCCGGGGCCTGTCCGACCTGTCACGGGATCGGCCGCGTTTACGACGCGACCGAAGAGACGATGGTGCCCGACGACAGCCTCACCATTCGCGAACGGGCGATCGCCGCCTGGCCGCCAGCGTGGCATGGCCAGAATCTGCGCGATATCCTCGTCTCGCTCGGCTATGATGTCGATACGCCGTGGCGCGACCTGCCGAAGAAGGATCGCGACTGGATCCTCTTCACCGACGAAACACCGACGGTACCTGTCTATGCGGGCCTGACGCCCAAACAGACCCGCGTTGCCCTCAAGCGCCGCATGGAACCGAGCTACCAGGGCACCTTCACCGGCGCGCGCCGCTATGTGCTGGAGACTTTTGCCAACACCAAGAGCGCGCTGATGAAGAAGCGCGTCTCGCAATATATCATCGGCCGCGCTTGCCCCACCTGTCACGGCAAGCGGCTGAAGTGCGAGGCGCTGTCCGTGAAATTCGCCGGGCTCGACATCGCCGCGTTCGGCGACCTCTCCTTGCTGAACCTGCGAGACCTTCTGACGCCGGTCGCGCACGGCGAGTATGGCGGGAATGGCGATGCCGCGGCGACCGCGAAAGGTCATGTTCTGGGCAAAGCGGCCCGCGATGCGGCGGTCGAACGCCGGGTGGCGGCCGGCGGTTCTGCCCACAAGAGCGCGCCCGACGTGCGCCGGACACCCAATCTCTCCGATGAGAAGCGGGTCGCGGCGCAGCGCCTGGCGTCGGAACTGCTCGAACGGCTCGATCCGCTGATCGATCTCGGTCTCGGCTATATCTCGCTCGACCGGAGCACACCCACACTTTCGTCCGGGGAGCTTCAGCGCCTGCGTCTTGCCACCCAGTTGTCGTCGCAGCTCTTCGGCGTGGTGTATGTGCTCGACGAGCCCTCGGCGGGCTTGCACCCGGCCGACGGCGAAGCCTTGCTCTCGATCCTCGAACGGCTGAAGGCGGCGGGCAATTCGCTGTTCGTCGTCGAGCATGACCTCGACGTGATCCGTCATGCCGAATGGCTGGTCGATGTCGGACCGGGCGCCGGCGAGAAAGGCGGCAGGGTCATCTACAGCGGCCCGATCGCGGGTCTCGCCGACGTCGAGGAATCGATGACGCGCCGCTATCTCTTCGCAGAGCCCGCGGCCAACGACCGGACGCCACGCGAAGCCCAATCATGGCTTCGCCTCGAAGGTGTGACTCGCAACAATCTGCATGGCCTCGATGTCGCGTTCCCGATCGGCTGCTTCACGGCCGTCACCGGCGTCTCGGGATCGGGCAAATCCAGCCTGGTAAGCCAGGCGCTGCCGGAGCTTGTCACGGAGCATCTCGGCGGCGCCCCCGCGGTCGAAGAGGATGACGTCGATCCGCTGCTGGACGTCGCGCAGGAGGCGACCCAAGGCCGCATCGTCGATGGCATGGATCATATCCGGCGGATCGTGCGGGTCGACCAGAAGCCGATCGGCCGCACCCCGCGCTCGAACCTCGCCACCTACAGCGGCCTGTTCGATCATGTGCGCAAGATCTTCGCCGACACACCCCTGGCTCGGCGGCGCCGTTACAGCGCCGGCAGGTTCTCGTTCAATGTCGCGGAAGGGCGCTGCCCGGTATGCGAGGGCGAGGGTTCTGTCATGGTGGAGCTCCTGTTCCTGCCCAGTGTGTACGCGCCCTGCTCGACCTGTCATGGCAGCCGCTATAACCCGCAAACGCTCGAGGTCGAATGGAACGGTCGCACCATCGCCCAGGTGCTCGAACTGACGGTGGACGAGGCGTGCGACGTCTTCGCCGGAGAGGCGCCCGTCATGCGCTCACTCGATGTGTTACGGGAGATCGGCCTCGGCTATCTCCGGCTCGGTCAGCCGGCGACGGAGTTGTCGGGCGGCGAGGCGCAGCGGATCAAGCTCGCGACCGAGCTGCAGCGCGCGCAGCGTGGTAACACCATCTACATTCTCGACGAGCCGACGTCGGGCCTCCACCCGTCCGACGCGGATCGGCTGATGCGGCACCTGCAGGGCCTTGTCGATGTCGGCAATACGGTCGTGGTCGTCGAGCATGACATGCGCGCGATCGCCCAGGTGGATTGGGTCATCGATCTGGGGCCTGGGGCTGGCGAGGAGGGTGGTCGGATCATCGCCAGCGGCGTTCCACGCGAAGTCGCCGAAGCAACGGTCAGCCTGACGGCGCCCTATCTGAAGGCGGCCTTGTAG
- a CDS encoding adenine phosphoribosyltransferase: protein MTLADRLARTVRDVPDFPAPGILFKDITPILAQPALLSEAVTAMASSLAELGVTHVVGVESRGFLFGVPIAMRLGVPFAPARKPGKLPWTTEREAYALEYREDVLEMHVDVFHGGHGEPPRVAVVDDVLATGGTAAATCRLVERLGGEVVAVSVVLELGFLHGRDALSGRTVRSLLRY, encoded by the coding sequence ATGACCCTCGCCGACCGTCTCGCCCGCACCGTTCGTGATGTCCCCGATTTCCCGGCACCCGGGATCCTGTTCAAGGACATCACGCCGATCCTTGCGCAGCCGGCGTTGCTTTCCGAAGCCGTTACCGCCATGGCTTCGTCGCTGGCGGAGTTGGGAGTCACGCACGTGGTGGGAGTGGAGAGCCGAGGATTTCTTTTCGGCGTTCCCATCGCCATGAGGCTGGGTGTGCCCTTTGCACCGGCCCGGAAGCCTGGCAAGCTGCCGTGGACCACTGAACGCGAAGCCTACGCGCTCGAGTATCGCGAGGACGTGCTCGAGATGCACGTGGACGTGTTTCATGGCGGTCATGGTGAGCCGCCTCGCGTCGCGGTCGTGGACGACGTGCTCGCCACCGGAGGCACGGCTGCCGCGACCTGTCGTCTCGTGGAACGCCTCGGAGGTGAGGTGGTCGCCGTGTCGGTGGTCCTCGAACTCGGATTTCTGCACGGACGGGACGCATTGTCTGGCAGGACGGTACGGTCTCTGCTGAGGTACTGA
- a CDS encoding acylphosphatase: MPESAEEQGSWGVRRLRVTGRVQGVGFRWFVRQVARAHGVRGWVRNEPNGDVLTEFAGSAEAIQALEEAIARGPDGSRVDRVVTESPSVLDTRVLPAPFVVER; this comes from the coding sequence GTGCCGGAGTCCGCGGAAGAGCAGGGATCGTGGGGCGTGCGTCGCCTGCGCGTGACCGGTCGGGTGCAGGGCGTGGGGTTCCGGTGGTTCGTACGGCAGGTGGCGAGGGCGCACGGAGTGCGCGGCTGGGTTCGCAACGAACCGAATGGTGACGTCCTCACGGAATTTGCCGGCAGTGCCGAGGCCATACAGGCATTGGAGGAGGCCATCGCGCGAGGACCCGACGGCAGCCGGGTGGACCGGGTGGTCACGGAGTCACCCTCCGTCCTGGATACGCGTGTGTTGCCGGCGCCTTTTGTGGTGGAGCGCTGA
- a CDS encoding protein-L-isoaspartate(D-aspartate) O-methyltransferase, with amino-acid sequence MVAGAIEPEFRGARRRLVEALQDKGIKDLALLRAVDTIPRHLFVPSTVRHRAYEDSALPIGNGQTISQPWVHARSVEQLLLTGTERALEIGTGSGYQTALLSELAAQVFSVERYRELLDRARPILQQAGVRNVSLSLGDGTLGWREYAPYDAIVVSAGAPHVPPALEEQLAEGGRLLIPIGSKEEQMLTVFTKRGGRLERRDITPVRFVPLIGAGGWPG; translated from the coding sequence ATGGTGGCGGGAGCCATAGAGCCCGAATTCCGCGGGGCGCGTCGTCGTCTCGTGGAAGCGCTGCAGGACAAGGGGATCAAGGATCTCGCCCTGCTTCGTGCCGTGGATACGATTCCGCGTCACCTGTTCGTGCCGTCCACGGTGCGGCATCGGGCGTACGAAGATTCGGCGCTGCCCATCGGGAATGGGCAGACCATCTCGCAACCCTGGGTGCATGCGCGGTCGGTGGAGCAGTTGCTGCTCACCGGCACCGAACGGGCGCTCGAGATCGGCACCGGCTCGGGATATCAGACGGCGCTGCTTTCCGAACTGGCGGCGCAGGTGTTTTCGGTGGAGCGGTATCGCGAACTGCTCGATCGGGCGCGTCCCATTCTGCAGCAGGCCGGGGTGCGCAACGTGTCGTTGTCGCTGGGTGACGGCACACTGGGCTGGCGGGAGTATGCCCCGTACGACGCGATCGTGGTGAGCGCGGGGGCGCCGCATGTGCCGCCGGCGCTGGAAGAACAGTTGGCGGAGGGCGGCCGGCTGCTGATTCCGATCGGAAGCAAGGAAGAGCAGATGCTGACCGTGTTCACCAAACGGGGCGGCCGACTGGAGCGGCGTGACATCACCCCGGTCCGCTTCGTCCCCTTGATTGGGGCGGGAGGATGGCCGGGCTGA
- the surE gene encoding 5'/3'-nucleotidase SurE — translation MRILLSNDDGILAKGLGVLERAAESLGELYVVAPDREQSATSHSLTLHHPLRPVRLGERRWQVDGTPTDCVMLACEALLDVRPDFVLSGINHGPNMGEDVLYSGTVAAAMEGLALGIPSIALSFGGNVLRADALLDTQVGAIRALLHHLTTLPAFPPHTLLNVNLPAVPGDDIRGVRLTRLGRRVFSDSIARMKDPWGRDILWIGGGSVEWSGAPDSDFRAVHDGYISVTPLHLDLTHRDVLNSATEWWREP, via the coding sequence ATGCGGATTCTTCTCAGCAACGATGATGGGATTCTGGCCAAGGGACTGGGCGTGCTGGAACGCGCGGCCGAGTCGCTGGGCGAGTTGTATGTGGTCGCACCCGATCGCGAACAGAGCGCGACGAGTCACTCGCTGACACTGCATCATCCGTTGCGGCCGGTGCGGTTGGGTGAGCGGCGCTGGCAGGTGGACGGCACCCCCACCGACTGTGTGATGCTGGCCTGCGAAGCGCTGCTCGACGTGCGTCCCGACTTCGTGCTGAGCGGCATCAATCACGGCCCCAACATGGGCGAGGACGTGCTGTACAGCGGCACGGTGGCCGCGGCCATGGAAGGGCTGGCGCTCGGCATTCCGTCCATCGCGTTGTCGTTCGGCGGCAATGTGCTGCGTGCGGATGCGTTGCTGGACACGCAGGTGGGCGCCATCCGCGCGTTGCTGCATCATCTCACGACGCTGCCCGCGTTTCCGCCGCATACGCTGCTCAACGTGAATCTGCCGGCCGTTCCCGGTGACGACATCCGCGGGGTGCGTCTCACACGCCTCGGACGCCGGGTGTTCAGCGATTCCATTGCGCGGATGAAGGATCCGTGGGGCCGCGACATCCTCTGGATCGGCGGCGGTTCGGTGGAGTGGAGCGGGGCGCCCGATTCGGATTTCCGCGCCGTGCACGACGGATACATCTCCGTCACTCCCTTGCACCTCGATCTCACGCATCGGGATGTGCTCAACTCGGCGACCGAATGGTGGCGGGAGCCATAG